Proteins encoded in a region of the Candidatus Margulisiibacteriota bacterium genome:
- a CDS encoding recombination protein RecR — MYSYSGPLAKLINEFTKMPGIGPKSAQRLAFYILSIDKESVRDLLEAIDQVKKNIKFCSRCFNISVNDLCDVCANTARETDKICVVAESKDLIAMERTNLYKGTYHVLGGVISPINGIGPEALRVAELMRRLQKEEISEIIFAFNPNVEGEATILYLSSRIKPLNIKVSRIAYGLPVGSDMDYADENTLSKSFEGRINL, encoded by the coding sequence ATGTATTCTTACAGCGGGCCACTCGCAAAGCTAATAAATGAATTCACAAAAATGCCTGGAATAGGACCTAAGTCAGCCCAGCGACTAGCATTTTATATTCTTTCAATTGACAAAGAATCTGTTAGAGACCTGCTAGAAGCAATAGATCAAGTCAAAAAAAACATAAAGTTTTGCAGTAGATGTTTCAATATCTCAGTAAATGATCTTTGCGATGTATGTGCTAACACAGCCAGGGAGACAGATAAAATATGCGTTGTAGCTGAGTCAAAAGATCTCATCGCGATGGAGAGGACCAATCTTTATAAAGGAACATATCATGTTCTCGGGGGAGTGATATCTCCAATAAATGGCATAGGTCCCGAGGCATTAAGGGTAGCTGAACTAATGAGAAGATTGCAAAAAGAAGAGATATCGGAAATTATTTTTGCATTCAATCCTAACGTGGAAGGCGAAGCGACCATACTTTATCTCAGCAGTCGCATAAAACCACTCAACATAAAAGTTTCACGAATAGCTTATGGGCTTCCGGTAGGAAGTGACATGGATTACGCTGATGAGAACACATTATCAAAATCTTTCGAAGGCCGTATAAATCTATAA
- a CDS encoding pyruvate synthase — MAEITEIRWHGRGGQGAKTVALLFADAALATGKQIQAFPEYGPERMGAPVRSFNRLSDGPITLHCSVDSPSIVIVLDETLCKSVDVTAGLPKDGILLINTAKNAAYFKELLKFSGKVYAVDASQIAIQEIGMNKPNTPMLGALVKASGILDFDKMIQDTEQKLAKKFAHKPEVIKGNVNAIKRAYAEVKS; from the coding sequence ATGGCAGAAATTACAGAAATAAGATGGCATGGACGAGGTGGACAGGGTGCAAAAACAGTAGCGCTGTTATTTGCAGATGCTGCGTTAGCCACGGGGAAACAAATTCAAGCGTTTCCAGAATATGGACCTGAGAGAATGGGGGCTCCCGTACGATCCTTCAATAGACTGAGTGACGGACCAATAACGCTTCATTGCTCAGTAGATAGTCCGTCAATAGTTATCGTACTTGACGAAACGTTATGTAAATCAGTTGACGTTACAGCAGGCCTACCAAAAGATGGCATATTACTGATTAATACAGCAAAAAATGCAGCATATTTTAAAGAACTGCTCAAGTTTAGCGGCAAGGTATACGCAGTTGATGCATCTCAAATTGCAATTCAGGAAATCGGGATGAACAAACCAAATACCCCTATGTTAGGTGCTCTTGTTAAAGCATCAGGAATACTTGATTTCGATAAAATGATACAGGATACAGAACAAAAATTAGCCAAAAAATTCGCTCACAAACCTGAGGTTATCAAAGGTAATGTAAATGCAATTAAAAGAGCTTATGCGGAGGTGAAATCTTAA
- a CDS encoding ferredoxin: MGSIFEELKKSQELDRGAYLGIPGSSEYRKTGDWRVNIPVKNEKCISCALCWAYCPDSSILFKDGKMTGIDYDHCKGCGICAKVCPVKAIEMAIEEK, from the coding sequence ATGGGATCCATATTTGAAGAACTAAAAAAATCACAAGAATTAGACAGGGGCGCCTACTTGGGAATTCCAGGATCATCCGAATATAGAAAAACTGGTGACTGGAGAGTAAATATTCCTGTAAAGAACGAGAAATGTATAAGCTGTGCATTGTGTTGGGCTTATTGTCCTGACTCGTCAATTTTGTTCAAAGATGGCAAGATGACGGGAATTGATTATGACCACTGTAAAGGTTGTGGCATTTGTGCTAAAGTGTGCCCAGTAAAGGCAATAGAGATGGCAATAGAAGAAAAATAA
- the porA gene encoding pyruvate ferredoxin oxidoreductase, with product MVRVAKTGNEAMAEAMRQINPDVVPVYPITPATEIAQIFAGFVADGKVDSEMVRVESEHSAISAAFGASAAGARAMTATSSQGLALMWEILPICSAVRLPIIMAEVNRAISGPINIHCDHSDTMGARDVGWIQIFSENAQEAYDNMLQAVKISEHDDVRLPSMVTTDGFIISHAMEAVDMLDDKDAKEYVGNFVADHPLLDTTKPGTIGAIDLQNYYFEHKYPVAMAMKAAINVIVETGKSYGEKTGRHYGLFEEVAMDDAELVLVILGSTAGTNRTAIEQLRAEGIKAGMIKLRVFRPFPFEELAKALGNAKVVGVLDRSDSYNAFGGPLFTEICAALFNSDKRPKVKNYIYGLGGRDINVKDLKDIYMELNSVKETGTIKELVTYKGVRI from the coding sequence ATGGTAAGAGTAGCAAAAACTGGTAATGAAGCAATGGCCGAAGCTATGAGACAGATAAACCCTGACGTGGTTCCTGTTTATCCAATTACTCCAGCAACAGAAATAGCACAAATTTTTGCGGGTTTCGTTGCCGATGGTAAAGTCGATTCTGAAATGGTAAGAGTTGAAAGTGAACATTCAGCTATAAGTGCTGCATTTGGCGCATCTGCTGCCGGAGCCCGTGCTATGACTGCAACTTCCTCCCAAGGATTAGCACTAATGTGGGAAATATTACCGATCTGTTCAGCAGTAAGATTACCAATCATAATGGCCGAAGTTAATAGAGCTATAAGTGGACCTATCAATATTCATTGTGATCATTCGGATACAATGGGTGCACGAGATGTAGGCTGGATTCAGATATTCTCTGAAAACGCGCAAGAAGCTTATGATAATATGTTACAAGCAGTTAAGATCTCCGAACATGATGATGTAAGACTTCCTTCTATGGTAACAACAGATGGATTTATAATCAGCCATGCGATGGAAGCTGTTGATATGCTTGATGACAAAGATGCAAAAGAATATGTTGGTAATTTCGTTGCAGATCATCCATTACTCGATACAACGAAGCCAGGAACTATCGGAGCTATCGATTTGCAGAATTATTATTTTGAACATAAATATCCAGTTGCTATGGCGATGAAAGCAGCAATAAATGTTATCGTCGAAACCGGGAAATCATATGGCGAAAAAACCGGTCGACACTATGGACTATTTGAAGAAGTAGCGATGGATGATGCCGAACTTGTACTCGTAATACTAGGTTCAACAGCAGGAACAAACAGAACGGCAATTGAGCAGCTGAGAGCCGAAGGCATCAAAGCTGGAATGATAAAGTTGCGTGTTTTTCGTCCATTTCCATTTGAAGAATTAGCAAAAGCACTTGGAAATGCAAAAGTGGTTGGAGTACTTGATAGATCAGATTCATATAACGCTTTTGGCGGACCTTTGTTTACAGAAATCTGTGCCGCATTATTCAATTCAGACAAAAGACCGAAAGTTAAAAATTATATTTATGGACTTGGCGGCAGAGATATAAACGTTAAGGACCTGAAAGATATATATATGGAACTTAATTCCGTTAAAGAAACAGGAACAATCAAAGAACTAGTTACCTATAAAGGTGTAAGAATTTAA
- a CDS encoding pyruvate ferredoxin oxidoreductase (catalyzes the formation of acetyl-CoA from pyruvate and coenzyme A) produces MQAAKYPLVIGSATGCLEVNTTIFPYTSWKVPFIHCAFENSAATVSGVEAAYRSLVRQEKLPETNIKFIAFGGDGGTYDIGLQSLSGAMERGHDMLYVCYDNGAYMNTGIQRSGATPKYANTTTAPAGKVKQGKEQFRKDLTAILVAHGIPYIGQAIGGNWKDLTNKIEKAMEIKGPKFLNVLSTCPLGWGTNSEDTVMLTQLATETCFWPLFEVENGVYKLTYKPKTKKPIVEWLKLQTRFKHLFKPGNEALIEEVQQDVDIRWNKLLKLCGEI; encoded by the coding sequence ATGCAAGCAGCTAAATACCCACTTGTTATTGGTTCAGCGACAGGATGTCTAGAAGTTAACACAACTATATTTCCATATACTTCATGGAAGGTGCCGTTTATTCACTGCGCTTTTGAAAACTCAGCAGCGACTGTAAGTGGCGTTGAGGCAGCATACAGATCCCTTGTAAGACAAGAAAAATTACCGGAAACTAATATCAAATTCATTGCTTTTGGTGGTGATGGAGGTACATACGATATCGGTTTACAATCTTTATCGGGTGCTATGGAACGCGGACATGATATGCTCTATGTTTGCTATGATAACGGCGCATATATGAATACTGGTATTCAAAGATCTGGCGCTACTCCTAAATACGCAAATACAACAACTGCACCAGCAGGAAAAGTAAAGCAGGGAAAAGAACAATTCAGAAAAGATCTGACGGCTATTCTTGTAGCGCACGGGATACCATATATCGGACAAGCTATTGGTGGAAATTGGAAAGATTTAACGAATAAGATAGAAAAGGCTATGGAAATAAAGGGACCAAAATTTCTTAATGTTTTATCAACATGTCCGCTTGGATGGGGAACTAACTCTGAAGATACGGTTATGTTAACCCAACTTGCAACAGAAACATGCTTCTGGCCTTTATTTGAAGTTGAAAATGGAGTTTATAAACTTACTTACAAACCAAAAACAAAGAAACCAATTGTTGAATGGTTAAAGTTGCAAACTCGTTTCAAACATCTATTCAAACCAGGGAACGAAGCCTTAATCGAGGAAGTACAGCAAGATGTAGATATTCGATGGAATAAATTATTAAAATTATGTGGCGAAATTTAA
- a CDS encoding single-stranded DNA-binding protein, with protein MAFNQIIDNIDLLLTILPEVVKSAITQYPDHTNLYEIVLDVGRYPEARFKGNQIVRLSENKIRYEDIDYVVSRIGFFTADNRAGIEGTLHRISAIRNRQGKIIGLTLRIGRAIQGTIEVIRDIVNLGKSILVVGPPGMGKTTKLREISRVMSDELKKRVIIVDTSNEIGGDGDIPHPGIGGARRMQVSHPNRQHAVMIEAVENHMPEVIVIDEIGTEEEAAASRTIAERGVTLVATAHGNTIENLMKNPTLSDLVGGIQSVTLSDEEARRRGTQKAILERKGPPTFSIIVEMRDMHTLAIYKEVSDTIDKLLLGKKVSPEIRVFDEEGKVTVTQQEIEVSFEEEYRHYETDKPKDEKVTAIFPYAVNRNRLERAIHSIDVPAIVVNNLDEANIVVTTKLQAKNDSRFVQKVADMNLSLHVIKSNTSSQITKFLRYIFKVYTDNEMKDEEALREINDVIENVIKTNKHKDAAPSSPYTRRLQHNFAAEKGFYTETIGDEPNRFVRVYPEHTE; from the coding sequence ATGGCATTCAATCAAATAATCGATAACATAGATCTGCTACTTACGATTTTACCAGAAGTGGTTAAATCAGCGATAACTCAATATCCTGATCATACAAACCTCTATGAGATAGTGCTCGATGTAGGCAGATATCCTGAAGCCCGATTCAAGGGGAATCAAATCGTTAGGCTATCAGAAAATAAAATCAGGTACGAAGATATTGATTATGTAGTTTCCCGAATCGGATTCTTCACAGCAGATAACAGAGCTGGAATTGAAGGAACACTGCACAGAATATCAGCCATACGTAACAGACAAGGTAAAATTATCGGACTTACATTGCGTATTGGGCGAGCTATTCAAGGAACAATTGAAGTAATTAGAGATATCGTCAACTTAGGAAAAAGCATTCTTGTTGTTGGGCCTCCAGGCATGGGAAAAACAACCAAACTTCGTGAAATTTCAAGAGTTATGAGTGACGAATTAAAAAAAAGAGTTATTATTGTCGATACTTCGAATGAAATAGGCGGTGATGGAGATATCCCTCATCCAGGTATCGGTGGAGCCCGTAGAATGCAGGTTTCTCATCCTAATCGTCAACATGCGGTGATGATTGAAGCCGTCGAAAACCATATGCCTGAAGTAATTGTAATTGACGAAATCGGCACTGAAGAAGAAGCTGCCGCCTCAAGAACAATAGCAGAAAGAGGCGTAACCTTAGTTGCTACTGCACATGGTAATACAATCGAGAATCTCATGAAAAACCCGACACTTTCAGATCTTGTCGGTGGAATTCAGTCGGTAACCCTGAGTGATGAAGAGGCTCGACGCAGAGGAACGCAAAAAGCTATTTTAGAACGGAAAGGTCCGCCAACTTTTAGTATCATAGTAGAGATGAGAGATATGCATACTCTCGCTATATACAAAGAGGTATCAGATACAATAGACAAACTTCTTCTTGGTAAAAAAGTCAGTCCTGAAATCAGGGTTTTTGATGAAGAAGGCAAAGTAACAGTTACCCAGCAAGAAATAGAGGTTTCGTTTGAAGAAGAATATAGGCATTACGAAACTGATAAACCTAAAGATGAAAAGGTAACTGCTATTTTCCCTTATGCTGTCAATAGAAATCGACTCGAAAGGGCTATTCATTCGATAGATGTGCCGGCGATAGTTGTAAATAACTTAGATGAAGCGAACATTGTTGTTACAACAAAGTTACAGGCTAAAAACGATTCCCGGTTCGTACAAAAAGTAGCAGATATGAATTTATCACTTCACGTTATTAAAAGTAATACCTCTTCTCAAATTACAAAATTTCTTCGTTATATCTTTAAAGTTTACACTGATAATGAGATGAAGGACGAAGAAGCTTTAAGAGAAATCAATGATGTGATTGAAAATGTAATTAAAACTAACAAGCATAAAGACGCAGCTCCTTCGTCACCCTATACCCGAAGATTGCAACATAATTTTGCTGCGGAAAAGGGATTTTATACTGAAACTATCGGAGATGAGCCGAATCGTTTTGTTCGTGTCTATCCTGAACATACAGAGTAA
- the tmk gene encoding dTMP kinase, which translates to MFITFEGIDGCGKSTQIDLLVKYLQDKGQETIITREPGGTEIGKQIRNILLSSNNNKLSNLTEVFLFAADRAQHIEEIIKPALNQNKLVICDRYVDSTIAYQIGGRKLDENLISTIISYSTRDLNPNKTFLLDISPETGLRRARKIKTADRFERETISFYERIRKKYLELAAKNSQRYVVFDSEKFSIAEIHAQIINTFETSYNKSTSAQELKDH; encoded by the coding sequence ATGTTTATTACTTTCGAAGGTATTGACGGATGTGGAAAATCTACCCAGATTGATCTATTAGTCAAATATTTACAAGATAAAGGTCAAGAGACTATTATCACCCGAGAACCGGGCGGAACTGAAATTGGGAAACAGATAAGGAATATCTTATTATCCAGTAATAATAATAAGTTATCGAATCTTACCGAAGTTTTTCTTTTTGCCGCGGACCGGGCACAGCACATTGAGGAAATAATTAAACCGGCACTCAACCAGAACAAACTAGTAATCTGTGATCGATATGTAGATTCTACCATCGCATATCAAATCGGAGGAAGAAAACTAGATGAAAATCTTATAAGTACTATCATCTCATACTCTACAAGAGACCTTAACCCAAACAAGACGTTTCTCCTGGATATTTCGCCGGAAACAGGTCTGAGAAGAGCTAGAAAGATCAAAACCGCAGACAGGTTTGAACGAGAAACAATCTCTTTTTATGAACGTATTCGAAAAAAATATTTAGAATTAGCAGCTAAAAATTCACAAAGATACGTTGTTTTTGACTCAGAAAAATTTTCAATTGCAGAAATCCATGCCCAGATAATCAATACCTTTGAAACGAGTTATAATAAATCAACCAGCGCTCAAGAGCTAAAGGATCATTAG
- a CDS encoding glycosyltransferase family 2 protein: MPKVSIIIPTYNRSQRLSEAIDSVIAQTYTNIEIIVIDDGSTDETEEIINSKKASFPILYTKQKNKGVSAARNYGISLASGDYICFLDSDDIWYPQKVQVQLAIMEKTPDIQISQVQEVWMRKGKHVNPMKKHLKPSGDIFIPSLKLCLVSPSAVMIKKTLFTEVGLFDEKMPVCEDYDLWLRISYKYGIYLIHDNLIEKRGGHEDQLSKKYWGMDRFRIYSMEKLLTKKLTYERKEALLSELRIKSTVVHEGARNHNRYFLFLKYRIKSIKYRILHKILWFTSIISTPEYNNKKEDNG, encoded by the coding sequence ATGCCTAAAGTAAGCATTATAATACCCACATATAACAGATCTCAAAGACTTTCAGAGGCTATCGACTCTGTTATTGCTCAAACTTACACAAATATCGAAATCATTGTTATTGACGACGGTTCCACAGATGAAACAGAAGAAATAATAAACTCAAAAAAAGCTTCATTCCCAATATTGTATACAAAACAAAAAAATAAAGGCGTTAGTGCTGCACGAAACTACGGGATATCGCTTGCTTCAGGAGATTATATCTGCTTTCTTGACTCTGATGATATCTGGTATCCCCAAAAAGTCCAAGTACAGTTAGCAATCATGGAAAAAACACCGGATATACAAATATCTCAGGTACAGGAAGTCTGGATGAGAAAGGGAAAACATGTCAACCCGATGAAAAAACACTTAAAACCGTCAGGTGATATTTTTATTCCCTCTCTAAAATTATGTCTTGTAAGCCCTTCAGCAGTAATGATAAAAAAAACATTATTTACCGAAGTGGGTTTGTTTGACGAAAAAATGCCGGTTTGTGAAGATTATGATCTCTGGCTAAGAATCTCTTATAAATACGGGATTTACCTGATTCATGATAATCTCATAGAAAAACGCGGAGGCCATGAAGACCAGTTATCAAAAAAATACTGGGGCATGGACCGATTCCGGATCTATTCAATGGAGAAATTATTAACAAAAAAGCTAACATATGAAAGAAAAGAAGCTTTATTGTCTGAGCTAAGAATCAAATCAACTGTTGTTCACGAAGGAGCGCGCAACCACAATCGATATTTCTTGTTTCTAAAATATAGGATAAAATCCATCAAATACAGAATACTTCATAAAATACTATGGTTTACGAGTATCATTAGCACCCCAGAATATAATAATAAAAAAGAGGATAATGGCTAA
- a CDS encoding metallophosphoesterase — MKKTILTLVILVFLLSGLMAFVEQHQIRINRIIIKDASIPQQFNNKKIAFISDIHCGPYFSIKRVRNLVEIINKLHPDIILLGGDYVYRNKANIYLCAKELKELKAPLGVIAVLGNHDYGQGPISIKNVLTEAGILIMDNTGKWINVDNSRIKIGGLADFWCSSPNITNILQETSEKDFVMVLSHNPDFSERITCNRVDLVLSGHTHGGQITCFGLWAPFTSSQYGQKYRSGVVQTPHTKVVITNGIGTTGMPLRFFAPPSIELLTLNH, encoded by the coding sequence TTGAAAAAAACAATACTAACTTTGGTCATCCTAGTGTTTCTACTTTCCGGATTAATGGCTTTTGTTGAACAGCATCAAATCCGTATAAATAGGATAATTATAAAAGATGCCAGTATCCCTCAACAATTTAATAACAAAAAGATAGCTTTCATCTCTGATATACATTGCGGACCATATTTCTCGATAAAAAGAGTAAGAAACCTCGTAGAAATTATCAACAAATTACACCCTGATATCATTCTTCTTGGAGGAGATTATGTTTATCGTAACAAAGCGAATATCTATCTTTGCGCAAAAGAATTAAAGGAGTTAAAAGCCCCATTAGGGGTTATCGCTGTTCTTGGAAATCATGATTATGGGCAAGGGCCGATTAGCATTAAAAATGTCCTGACAGAAGCAGGAATATTGATTATGGACAATACCGGCAAATGGATTAATGTCGATAATTCGAGAATAAAGATTGGGGGTCTTGCTGATTTCTGGTGCAGTTCACCGAATATTACAAATATTCTACAGGAAACTTCTGAAAAAGACTTTGTGATGGTTCTTTCTCATAACCCGGATTTTTCTGAAAGAATTACCTGCAATAGGGTAGATCTGGTCCTGAGTGGGCATACTCATGGCGGACAGATAACCTGCTTTGGTCTGTGGGCCCCGTTTACCTCTTCTCAATATGGTCAAAAGTATAGATCCGGCGTAGTGCAGACGCCGCATACAAAAGTAGTTATTACCAATGGAATCGGAACAACTGGCATGCCATTAAGATTTTTCGCGCCTCCATCAATAGAATTGTTGACACTCAACCACTAA
- a CDS encoding type II methionyl aminopeptidase: MENLENWKIAGSIAAKALQYGKGLIKPGVKLLDVAESIEAYIYNEGANPAFPVNLSLNNIAAHYSPMINDSSVFNKKDVVKLDVGVVYQGCLGDTALTVDLSGKHDKLVQSVEAALAAAIAMIKPGVSTNLIGETIEKTITRMGFKPIKNLGGHQMKENNLHCGTFIPNYNDKSKIKLEKGQIIAIEPFAAPRSSYIYEKGDPYIIMLKSPHLLYEYGISDEFIQAIEPFKHLPLSLRWISKRLPLEKWLPAVKELSDKKAFISYEPLCAEKNDVIVQAEHTIIVDDPSIILTLA; encoded by the coding sequence ATGGAAAATCTGGAAAATTGGAAGATCGCCGGTTCTATTGCCGCAAAGGCTTTGCAATATGGAAAAGGGCTTATAAAGCCCGGCGTTAAACTATTGGATGTAGCCGAATCTATTGAGGCATATATTTATAATGAAGGGGCTAATCCTGCATTTCCGGTTAATTTATCTCTTAATAATATTGCCGCTCATTATTCTCCGATGATCAATGATTCAAGTGTTTTTAATAAAAAAGATGTAGTTAAACTTGATGTTGGTGTCGTGTATCAGGGATGCCTGGGAGATACTGCGCTGACAGTTGACCTTAGCGGAAAACACGATAAACTGGTCCAGTCTGTTGAGGCAGCCTTGGCAGCAGCAATAGCTATGATAAAGCCAGGTGTAAGTACTAACTTGATTGGTGAAACGATAGAAAAAACCATCACACGTATGGGGTTTAAGCCGATCAAAAACCTAGGTGGACATCAAATGAAAGAAAATAACCTTCATTGTGGTACTTTTATCCCGAACTATAATGACAAATCAAAAATTAAACTTGAAAAAGGACAGATTATTGCGATAGAGCCGTTTGCCGCGCCTCGCAGTAGTTACATATATGAAAAGGGCGATCCTTACATTATTATGTTAAAAAGCCCTCACCTACTCTACGAATATGGAATCTCGGATGAGTTTATACAGGCTATTGAACCATTTAAGCATCTGCCGCTTTCGTTGCGGTGGATATCAAAGCGTCTCCCCCTTGAAAAATGGCTTCCTGCCGTTAAAGAACTTAGTGATAAAAAGGCTTTTATTAGTTACGAGCCTTTATGCGCTGAGAAAAATGACGTTATTGTTCAAGCGGAACATACAATTATTGTAGACGATCCATCAATAATTTTGACATTAGCGTAA
- a CDS encoding DUF366 domain-containing protein encodes MKTYFHNEQIIYDGSNLQSLYAYKNFDVNGDSVISFTGPCLVDEHLVDIEDKKAHAFIRSDNMVHFIIEHFDISLTETIFRQRLFIAIIRDYLGSKVIRKGDDLFYDEGKLSVSIATQTPVSTIIHTGINIITDNTPIHTASLSELSIDPSTFAKAIMTLYKEEIEDIYFARRKVRGVI; translated from the coding sequence ATGAAAACTTACTTTCACAATGAACAGATTATTTATGATGGCAGCAATCTGCAATCGCTATATGCCTACAAAAACTTTGACGTAAATGGCGATAGTGTAATATCCTTTACCGGACCATGCCTGGTTGATGAACATCTTGTCGATATTGAAGATAAGAAAGCACACGCATTCATACGATCCGATAATATGGTGCATTTTATTATAGAACATTTTGATATCTCTTTAACAGAAACGATTTTTCGTCAAAGATTGTTCATTGCGATAATAAGAGACTACCTAGGTTCAAAAGTGATTCGTAAAGGTGATGATTTATTCTATGATGAAGGAAAATTATCAGTATCTATTGCAACCCAAACTCCAGTATCTACGATTATACATACAGGAATCAATATCATCACTGATAATACACCAATACATACTGCTTCGCTTTCGGAACTCTCTATTGATCCGTCTACGTTTGCAAAAGCAATAATGACGCTATACAAAGAAGAAATCGAGGATATTTACTTTGCCCGCCGTAAAGTAAGAGGTGTAATCTAA
- a CDS encoding adenylosuccinate lyase, which translates to MIERYTTPEMKQIWTEQNKFQKWLDVELAACEAHNKLGNIPDESLKTIKNKATFEINRINEIEKTTNHDVIAFLTSVAENVGPESRFIHLGMTSSDVVDTAFAILIKESGQQLLTRIKELQAAIKERALEHKNTIMIGRTHGVHAEPMTFGLKLALWYEEMERNTQRLERAIENISFGKLSGAVGTYANIDPFIEEYVCKKLKLTPAKISTQILQRDRHAEFMTTLAITAGSLEKFSTEIRALQKTEFNEAEEGFTKGQKGSSAMPHKKNPITCERITGLARVIRGNSLVAIENMALWHERDISHSSTERIIFPDSTLALDYMLKLFVGVVTNLVVHPDNMKRNLESTGGLVFSQRVLLKLVDSGLTREDSYKIVQENAMKSREHNFKVTFIDICNQDERILSRISKESLNECFDYGFHTKNIDMIFGRIFE; encoded by the coding sequence ATGATCGAACGTTATACAACTCCGGAGATGAAACAAATATGGACGGAACAGAACAAGTTCCAAAAATGGCTTGATGTTGAGTTAGCCGCCTGTGAAGCTCATAATAAACTAGGTAATATTCCCGATGAGTCGCTCAAAACAATTAAGAATAAAGCAACTTTTGAAATTAATAGGATCAATGAAATTGAAAAAACCACTAACCACGATGTTATTGCATTTCTTACGAGCGTAGCAGAAAATGTTGGACCGGAGTCACGATTTATTCATCTGGGAATGACATCAAGTGACGTTGTTGATACTGCATTTGCTATCTTAATTAAAGAATCCGGACAGCAATTATTGACCAGAATAAAGGAACTCCAAGCTGCGATAAAAGAAAGAGCACTTGAACATAAGAATACTATAATGATCGGTCGTACTCACGGGGTTCATGCAGAACCAATGACCTTTGGCTTAAAGCTGGCATTATGGTACGAAGAAATGGAAAGAAATACCCAGAGGCTCGAACGCGCTATTGAAAATATCTCTTTCGGTAAATTGTCAGGTGCTGTTGGAACGTATGCCAATATTGATCCATTTATAGAAGAATACGTTTGCAAAAAACTAAAGTTAACCCCAGCCAAAATATCTACACAAATCCTGCAAAGGGACCGTCACGCTGAATTCATGACAACACTCGCAATTACCGCTGGATCCCTGGAAAAATTCTCAACGGAGATTCGCGCGCTGCAAAAAACCGAATTCAACGAAGCGGAAGAAGGATTCACAAAAGGGCAGAAGGGTTCTTCTGCTATGCCTCATAAAAAAAACCCAATCACCTGTGAAAGAATAACCGGGCTGGCTCGAGTTATCAGAGGCAATTCACTAGTCGCAATAGAAAACATGGCCCTATGGCACGAAAGAGATATTTCTCATTCATCAACAGAAAGAATAATATTTCCAGATAGCACTCTGGCATTAGATTATATGCTTAAACTTTTTGTCGGTGTAGTAACAAACCTGGTTGTTCATCCTGATAACATGAAAAGAAATCTTGAGAGTACCGGAGGACTTGTCTTTTCCCAGCGTGTCCTGCTTAAGCTCGTAGATTCAGGACTAACAAGAGAAGATTCATATAAAATTGTACAAGAAAACGCAATGAAATCAAGGGAGCATAACTTTAAAGTTACGTTTATCGATATCTGCAATCAAGACGAACGAATACTTTCAAGAATATCAAAAGAATCGTTAAATGAATGCTTTGATTATGGTTTTCACACAAAAAATATTGATATGATTTTCGGAAGGATATTCGAATAA